Genomic DNA from Paenibacillus sp. MBLB1832:
TGTGTCACCACCAAATTATTGGCTTAGTAGGGCTCTAAAGAAACCCTCACTATTTTTAGCCATTTTGTACTCACCGCTTAATAGACGGATTCCACGTTCTAAATGTGCATTGAATAATCCAGGAAAGTATTCTTCATCTGTGATTTCTCTTTTAAGGTGCTGTGCAATTAATGCGTGAAAAATGTAATCAAATTCACCAGTTACCGTATTCCGATTTAAGGCTAAACCATCAAGTGCCTCTTTTCCTGCCGGACTGACTGGTTCAGAATTTTTTAAAGATAATGCAACAGCATATCTAATTAAGATATTCGGTGTAATGTTGGTCGATGATTGGAGTTGCTTTAATGCTTCAGCAGTGTATTTTGATGTTTTTAAACTGAAATTCAATTAGGCCAACTCCAATTCTTGTAAGTTAAAGTACTTATCTTGATGAATTTCGATTTTACTTTCAATTGTATTGAATTCTAGTGTGTAACATTTTGAAATGGAAGGTTTTAAATCTTGGAACTGGTCAATAGTAATTTCGGAATCAGTTGAGAGAATGATAACTTGCTCGCCACAGTTAGGAATAAACTGCTTGATTAGCTCTCTTTTATGATCCTGGTCTAAACGGCCTAATAGGGTATCAAATACGAAAGGTAATCTCCATCCGGAGCATTTAAACATTGCCCAAATAACAGACAACATTAACATCTCTTTTTCACCAGCAGATAAGCGCTCTTTGACAATCACTTCATGACCTTTAAAAAGATTTAATTCGAACGTTTCATGATCAATATAAATCCTAGTAACATAATCCTTTTTTCTAAATAACTTATGAATCATTTTAATTGCTTCATTTTGGACTTGATCTAACTTTTTGCGGAGTTGCATATTTCTAAAACGGAGACTGACTTTGATTAATTTATCGGCCATAGAGAAGGAGTTCTCCGTTTTCCTTGAAGCCAATAATTTTTCGGCAATCTTCTCAATATCTATTTTTGCTTGTCTAATGGTTTCCATTAGAAGAGTTTCTTCTTCAACCTTCTGCTCAATAAGCATACGTTTTTGCTCGATCAATTGGGACGTATTCTCTATATCTTCAAGGATACTTTTAAATTCACTTGCCTTGTCATTGTCTTCTAATTGTTTTCTTTTTGTTTGAGCCACTTCAAGTAACTGACTATTTTCTGTATATAACGAATTATAATAATTTGTATCTACTTTATTAATTTTAGAGAGTAGCTCTCGGACTTCACTTTTTTGTGCAAATGAAGCTCGATGAATTAATACACTGTCTTTTGGCTTGATTACATCCAGAATATTTTCTAAGACAGTAGAAGAGAGGCTGTCTGAATAAGTACCAATGTTATTTTTTGCAGTACTCTCCAAAATATCCTTAATGATTTGAGAATTTAATTTGGATTGTACGTACTCAAAAGATTCATTGCCTTTCTCGGTTTCCATCTGGAGATCTGTTTCGAGAATTAAATCTCTAACCATATATAATGGCAGTAATGTTTGAACAAATTCTCTTATTTGATCTGTATTATGTTTGCGCTTATTCTCAATACTATTAACTTCGGTGACAAGTTTTTCTCTTTTGTCCTTTTGAAGTCCACCATGCTTCTCGAAGTCATTCTTAAGCTCAGCCAAAAGATCTTTTAGTTGATTGGACTCTGCGCTTAGTAGATCCATTTCAGTAAATAAGGAGGATAATTTTTTTTGTGCCACTTGCAATTGTTCTTCAAGTAATGCTTTCTGTTTTTCATCTTCAGAAGAGTCTTGTTTTTGAATCTGGTGAGTTTTGAATGTTTGTAAATCTCTTTCTAAGTTAGAAAATAGGTCAAGATTAAATAACACTTTTCCTGCTTCATTTAAATATTGTGGTATTTGACTCTCGGAAACAATTCGAGATATTTCTTCACCGTCAAAAAGGCAAAGCTCAAACAATCGTGGTGGAATTTCCTCGCGTAGTCGATTCTGATAATTGTCAATTTCCCGATCTGACAACTCTTTTCCATCCCTTTGTACATGAAATGATTCTTTAATTTTGTTGTTTTTAAGTGACCAGCTTCTATTCAGAACATATTCAGTCGGAACAAAGTTTTCAATTGCTGTGTAATAGAGAATCACCTGGTATGTGCTTTCGCCAGTTTCGACGGCCTTGCGGTTAAAAATTGTTCGTATACGGTTATAATAAGCTTCATTATCAGTCATAAATCCATATGCAAGGGAACCGAATAGAGCAATACGAAGAGATTCTAATAATGTGGTTTTACCTGCTCCATTTTTCCCGCCAAATAATACAACGTTTTGGCCATTTGTTGTATCTAGGTCAATTTCGTTTTGTGTTCCATAATAGGCACCGATATTTCTTAGTAAGACTTTTTTTAGTTTCATTTTAGAGACCTCTTTTATAGATGTAGAAAATCTTGGCGAAGCGCTTTTTCGAAATCTTGTAACAGTCCCCTGCGAACTTTAAAACCAGAGTAATCTTTTTCTACTGCAATAAGTTTTTTTAATACTGCAATGTTTACTTGTTCCTCATTACAGAGTCGTTCGAGGTCAGTTATTTGGTCTTCAGCGAAAGTAGGTCTGTCATTTAGATCCCAAACTAATTGCTCGCCGGTTTCTTCTTCGTATATTTTTGGAATCCGATCTTCCCAATCCAAATCATCTTCCCAAAATTGGCGAATTACTTTTAGTTCATCAAGCGAAATGAGTTCTACTGTAGGGTCATGAAGCTCTCGAACCTTGTTTTGTGTTTGTAGTAATTTTCGTAGAATTTCTTCACGTGCCTTTAATGTAAAAGGTCCAAGACCTAATTGTTTGAATTCACCGTCATGATCAATAATGATTAAATTTAACTCCTCAACGTTTGCCAAATCAATTTGGTGCTGATTTAAATAGTTACCGAGATCTTTGATTGGAACCTTAGTTGAAGTTTCGACATTTATACCTTCTAAATTGGTTGTTAGGTAAACTTGTCCGTTCATCCGATGCTTTTGACGAGCATTTCGATCGGCTCTAATATCTACTAAGAATTTTCTGAAATCATAAAGAGGTCTTAACCATTCAACACCGTTATTAATAAAACCGCTTAAAGCTTTATCTTCACTAACTACTGTACATGTCCAGCAACCAAATCTACTATTTCCACATGAACCAGCAGATTCTTTGATGTCTTTATCGACAACAAGAGGACATTCACTATTCGAATCTTGATAAAGCTTCAATAATTCGTTATTATCGTCTCCCCATGGAGATTCAACTTGAAGGAGGTATTCCCAGACATCATCCGTATCGAAACTGCGAATAGGAGCAAAAACAAATGCGTTGGTTAGTGTTGAATGTCTCATTAAGACTTTACCTTCAATAGTATGAGCTTGCATGACCCCAGCACGGGTACTACTTTCAGAATCCCGTACCCCCAGGACCATATTTACTTCCCCGAATTTTGATACTTTATCAAGTATGAACCTGTTAGCAGGTTCAATTTTTAGTCTGTCAGTACACCATCTAAATGTTTGCCGCGGCGTAGGATATCCTTTTCCAATAATAGAAGTCCAAAAAGTCGATTCAGGTGCGGGTTTTACTTTGTGTGCTTCAATAGGTAAGCCTAATTCAAGTGCTCGATCTTGAATTCGACCTAGCGTTTGAGAGATCTTATTAATAATTAAAGGTGTTTCAACTAAAGTATCTGAAGAGATTACATATACTTTTTTTGTAAGTTGTTCTGTACTTAATTCACTTAGTGCAGTAAAAATAATTTGTACAAGTGCGGTTGAATCTTTTCCTCCACTAAAACCAACGACCCAAGGACGTTCGTCGGAAAGATAAGTCTCTTTTACAAGAGCTTTAGAAACCTCAAATTTTGTATTTCCTGCAAATATATTAAGCACCAACTCTATTCCCCTCCATAAATCTTGTTTCCATTTGTAATTCATAATCAGTTAAAGAAAGACCGAGTTTTACTTTAATCAGATTTGCCGTAAGCTGAACCGTTTCATTAGTCTTGTTAATTCTTCCGGTTGGACCATAAGCGCGACCTAACCAATCACTCTTATTATCTCGACTCCAGTCAATGTTAGAGAGCTGTTTTAGATATGATTTCCACTGTGTTGGATACTTTGAGAATAAAGAATATCCTACTATGCCAACGGCTTCAAGAAAGACACCGTGTGCAGCTATGGAGGTAGCTCTTAATTCTCGAGGTGACATTTCTTTCTTTAATACAAGTCCCCACTCTAAAATTGAATCACAGAAAATTTCCCAAAACTCTTTAATGTATTGTTTTTCTTGATCTGAAATTAGTTCCCCCTTCTTTTTTCCAAGAAGGCGGCAATTCGTATTAAAGATATGATTAAGGGCAAATAGCTTAGGTGAATTTTTTGAAAGAGATACCTTTTCTTTATCTGTATATCGCTCAAGTAGTGGAACTTCAGTGATTAAATTTTTTGTTACAAGAGCTAATTGATCTCTGTGTTCATACAGAATACCAATGGATGATGTTGTGTTTACAGCATGACGATTTAAATCAGCAAACAGCTGCTGGGAACGAAGCAATCCGCGATCATGAAAAAATACTACCGAAATTGATTCATCACCAAGTTCAGGGGAAATTTTAAGAGCTTCTTCAATTGCTGCTCGACGATGTTGTCCATCATTGATTAGAAACTTGGAATCAAGTGAAATTGTTAATCTTCCAATATCTTTGAATTCCTCAGAGTAAGGGTGGAAAGACATCTCACCATCGACGGACGCGGTAAGAGAAGAGAATACGTAGTCTTTTGGATTTTCAAGTATGTAATTCGTGATCTCAGGTATTCGAGACTTATTCATCAATCGTTGTGCTCTGTGTTCAGCCGGTATCTCTTCTTCGTCAAATAAAAATATTTTTGGGATTAGCCGCAATGGACAAATGACAGTGTAAAAGTCTTTACTTGCTTGAACGCCTTTAATAGCCGGAAAGTTATAACTAAAATTCATATTCATTCACCTCTATTACGTACGTAATATTTTATATATTTATTGTATAAAAAAAAGTGGAATCTATCAACTATCAATTCCTTTAAGTTTGTCGAATTTAGCAAATCATTGGGAAGGAAGGTAGGTAATTGGGATCGAATTTATAGATATAAAGAATTATTTTATAGAAATACATCGAGGTGTTCAAGATGCCAAAAACAATCATATTATCTGAACCTTATATGCAAAGCTACGATAAATTTGATCGTCAGACAAGAAAAATAATTATGCAGAGCATCAAAATGTTTGCTAATGATGAAAAGGGTAACGGATTCCAAGTCCATGATCTAAGAAAAAGTACTAAAGATAAATCGTTTAGAAGCGCTCGAATTAATCAAGATTTACGGTTGATTTTCTCTCAGCAAGGGGAGCAAAATATTCTATTGTATGTGGATCGTCACGATGAAGCTTATAAATGGGCTGAGGGAAAGAGTCTAAATATGAGTTTATTTGGTGCAGTTTATGTGAATGATGAAAACCTAACAGTACAAGGATCAAACTCTAATTACCTAGACGACTTTAATGACGAACCTTCATTGTGTGAACAACAAGAAATTTCCGTGAAAAATCTAATTAAATTGGGTATTACACAGATTCACGCGGAATTAATCCACAAAATAAAAAATGAGGAAGAATTTATTCAGTATATTCATGTATTTCCTCAGGAAGTGCAAGAAGCATTGATTGATTTAATTACAGGTAGCAAGAACATAACAGAAGTAATAGCTGAACTTGAGGATCAGTCTCTAGAAAAATATCCTTCAATTGAGCAGGGCTTGCTACATAAGGACTCAAAAAGAAGATTTTTTATTGTGCAAAATTTAGATGAGCTAGAGGGGATTTTTGAACAGGATTTCGATCTATGGAGGTTGTTCTTACATCCGAAACAGGAGCAATTAGTAAAACAGAACTTTAATGGGCCGGCCTTAATTGAAGGTGGACCTGGGACTGGTAAGACAGTCGTTGCTATACATCGCGCGGCCTACTTATCCAAGCACATTTATCCAGCGTCCACTGGTCATAGGATATTGTTTTGTACGTTTAGTAGAAAGTTAGCTTCATATATAAAAGATAATTTAGATCAATTGATTCTTCAAAACAAATTGGATAATAATGTGGAGCTTAAAGGAGTGGATCAAGTTTTAGCAGCTTTGGTACACCAGTATGAGTTAACAGAGGCAGAAGTTTCGCCTAACGAAGTTAACGAATTGTTAATACAAACTTATAATGAATTACAGCCAGATTTCTCTTTGAATTTTTTCAAAGCTGAGTATGCTGACATTATTTTACGATACACCATTACGACCCTGGAGGAGTATTTACTTATTTCAAGACAAGGGATGGGAGCGGCGCTTAATCCTGCTCAACGAAGTAAAGCTTGGGTTTTTTTTGATGTATTCCTACAGCGTAAGATTGAGCGCAAAATAATAGATTTTGAAGATCGAGCTGCTCTTGTATGCAATGCTATCAAGAAAGGCATTATTCCACCTATGTATGATTCCATAATTATTGATGAAGCTCAGGATCTGTCACCAATAAAGATTAAAGCGCTTAGTTTATTGACTAAAAGCAATAGAAATAATCTATTCATACTTTCTGATCAGAATCAAAGAATATATACGATGGCCAACTGGCGGAAGGACACAAGGATAGATATTGTTGGAAGAACGTTTCATCTGAATGTAAATTATCGTACGACCAAACAAATACGTGAATATGCAGACAAACAATTCATAAAGACAACGATGAATCAGGAACATATTAAAGGATATAAAAGTTTGCTCAATGGTCCAGAGCCAGAGGTTAAACATTTTAATTCAAAAAAACTGCAATACAACTATATTATTCAACTACTGAAACAGTATATTAAAGATTTACAAATTCCTCCTCATGAAATTTGTATCATATCTCCGATTGACAGAAATGAATTTTCAGGCATTTTGCTCTATGAGGAAATCCCAAATACTGTTTTAGAAAATGACCTGTATCCACGTTCTGATAGTGGTGTGTGTATAACGTCCTTACATGGTTGCAAAGGTTTGGAGTTCAGGATCGTCATTTTAGCAAACTACACTGAGATTGGTTCAGATGTTAGAAAGTTAGATCCTGGGGACTGGTATACAGATATTAAAGTCAGTCAAACGGAATGCCTTAAATATGTAGCATCAACTCGCAGTAGGGAAGAACTAATCGTTACTTACTGTGATTAATTTAGGAGGGCACAATGGCATCGATCTACCCAGCGGATCCAGAATTCAGTAATTATGCGGAAGAGATGGTATATAAGTTATTTAAAGATCATCTGCCGCAAGAATATATCGTCTACTTTAATTATTATATAGATCATAAAGAATTTGACATTGCAATCTTAATACCGAATAAAGGAATATTGGTTATTGAGATTAAGGCTTGGAGAGCAGAACAAGTAATTGAAGTAAAAGACATCAACAATATGCTGTATCGCACGAAGAACGGTGCTGAGATTTGGGAGAAGTCACCGTATAAGCAAGCAACCGGATATTGTAAATCATTTATTAATAGAATCAAAAGTGAGTTGAACAAAGATATCCTGGTTCTACCTCTCGTTTGCTTTCCACACGTTAAATTAGCTGAGTATAAGAACTCAGGTTTAAACATACTTTCTCCAGTAGTAGAGCATACACTTTGTGAAGAAGATTTAGAGCCAAGTATGATTCGTGAGCGTCTGCTTAGTGTATTTACTAAATTCGAAAAAATGTCGATTGATCCTTTTGACTATACGCGAATGATCGAAATTCGTAAGTTTTTCGAACCCTGGGAACAGATCCGCAGTTCATTAACGAGCGTCGTTGATCAAACCGCAGTAACTCGAATAGGGACAAGAGAGCACTATTCGATTCTAGGCTATATGCCGTCCATGGTGCCGAATGATCTGTTAGACGAGAAGTTAGCTTACTATTATAGGCATTGGCAGCAGGGCTCTAAGATCATTTTAATCCTCGAATCAGAGGTCCACTTAAAGTATGTTAGGGAAAAAATCGAGGAGTTTCTGAATGAATCAGCTCTACAGAATAAATTTAGTTTTATCCACCGTAATGGGCAAGTTAAAGATTCGATTTTCAATATGTTTTTATACCTTACAAAGGAACCACTTGGAAGGGAAGTTTCCTTTGAGATTTTAGATGGAAAATACGAAGGATTTGAGCAGGATTTAATACGGGTTGACGGCAGTAGTCCGTTTAATCTAAATCAATTCAAAATCGAACATGCACCTATTGAAAGAAATATCAATATTAAGGCTGGAGCGGGCAGCGGAAAGACATTTTCTATGATTGCTCGCATTAGCTACTTAATCTATTCGCATCGACTTCGTGCCGACCAGCTAAGCGACGCTATTTATTTAATTACATTTACTAATGAGGCTGCTTCAAATATGAAGGAGAAGCTTCAAGAATACTTTCAAAACTATTTTCTCGTTACCAAAGATTACGAAGCCTTCCGCATGATTGAATCGGTAGAAGGAATGAATATTTCTACAATTCATTCTTTAGTAAAGCGAATCATTCAGAAGTTTTCCGCAGTCATCGGACTAGGAAGCAACCTTAAGATCGTCACAGGTAGATACGAGCGGGGTCAGAGTATCGCCCAGGCTTTGAACAAATACATTGATGAAGAGAATATTGACGCCTCTGATCTTCATTTGAGTATGTATAAGTTACAGCGGCGCATACGCACATTCCTAGAGAAGCTAGAGAGTAAAAATGTTGATATCATTAATGATTCATTGGACTTTGGTGTAAATGAAATGAATCCGCAACTTCATCGGTTGCTAACGAATGTTCTGGTTGAAACGGAAACGGCCATTCGTCAAGATCTGAATAACAGTGGGGTTATCAGATTAAGCGATTTAATGATCAAGTTGAAAGAAATTACTCACCACAATTCAGAATTGTTCCAAACTTATAAGAACCGTATCAAGTATTTGTTTGTTGATGAGTTTCAAGATACCGACGATGCCCAAATTGAACTTATGAATTTGATTCAAAGTAAGGTGGGTTTCAATTATTTTGTTGTAGGTGATGTTAAACAGTGTATTTACAGATTTCGTGGGGCTGAGGTTAAGGCATTCGACCAATTGGTTGGAGAACTCGGGGAACAATGGGGGCTAAGCTATACGCTTAACAAGAACTACCGTACGGATTCACAGCTATTGGAACGATTCGAGAAGTCCTTTGCTAGCTGGGGGAGGGGCCCGTCACCGAGATTGGCTTATATCAGAGAAGAAGATCATTTAACAAGTCATTTGAGGATAAATGCATCTTCAGAGCCTTTCTTCAGAGAAGTCGAACTTGTTGACGAAAAAGATAATGATGAATTTAAGGATGTCTTCTGCCGCGAACTAAGATCGTTATATGAGGTTATGCCTGAGAAAGGTACACTGGCAATACTTGTCCGGGAAAATAATGAGGCAGAGAAAATTCGGCAATTGGGAAGTGAATGTGATTTCTTCATAGAAACGGATGCTGGTGGTAATTTATTTCAGTTGGAATCTACATTAGATTTATATAAGCTGGTGATGGCATTACAAAATTCCCAAAGTCCGAAGCACTTATTTAATCTATATAGTACTTGCTATGTTAATAAGTATATTCCAAAAGCTATGTTGAATAGTTTTCATCAGGATAAAGAAAAGATTCTTCAGTTTTTTCGTGAAAATCCACCTATCGATGGCTGGGCCGAATATTTGATGCAATTGAAACGTGAACCTGTATTATTTGTTTTACGAAACATCCTCTTGCATACGATTCCTTGGGAATCTTACGGAAGTAAGTTTAAGCATCAACCAGAATCACGTTATTTGTTTGAGAGGTTTTATAAGAGAAATCTTGACCAGCTCTTTGAGGTCATCAGTCAGAGCTTTGACGGGGATTATTTAACACTTAATAAACTAGAACAATTTCTTCGTATCATGATTATAACGAAACAAGCCGAGGAAAACCGGGAGCAGCTCAACTTGCAGGCCGAGGGAAAAAAGAGAATCGTGTGTATGACTGTGCATAAGTCTAAAGGATTAGAGTTTGATACAGTGTTTATGCCTTTCACCAACAGGGATTTAATGAGCTCGAAGAAATCAGGTCCTGTTGAGGTCATCAACTTGTCTAAGGGTAAGATTGGCTATAAATTCAGGCTGGACACACCGATGGTTATTAACGAGTATAAGAAAGAAATTGACATGAAAAATAATTACTTTAAGGCTGAAGAAAATAAAGAGAAAATTGAGCAGGTTCATGAGGAGACACGAATCTTATATGTAGCAATGACAAGAGCGATCCGGAATTTTGTCTATATGACATATTCAAACAGCACGGCTGAGAAATCGTGGCAGAAGTTCATCAAAGAGGAGATCACATGAGAATTTATACTTACTCGAACCCATTTACTTTAACGACGGCCTCCTTTTGGAATGAAATTGCCGATTATCCACATCTATGTGTTTCTCAAACTCTTGTTCAAGGGCTGGAGGCAATCTATAATCGTGAAAGTTTTCAAGTGTTAACAACGATTGATACTTTCCTGAACCATTTTTATATTGAATGGTGCGATAGCCCGGAAAACGATATTAAGCAGTATATTGCGATTTCAGAAGAGCTTAGTAAGGTCGATGATCATAAACTGGCTTCTTCTTTTAAGTTCAATCAAAAGGAATTAATGGATGCTGTTAAATTTCTAATCATGCTTGGTGTAAATCCGAGTGATTTCGACCAATCGCAGTTGGCGGATGAGCAGATCGGGATGCTAGAAATGATCAAACGACTGCAACATACTCCCGAATGGGAGGTAGCTGGAGAGCTGAGCGGTAAGGGACATGCTGAGCTGCAAGTAACATGGATGAATCTATTAAACAAGGACTTGGAGCGAGCGGTTAAACGACAAGCCTCTGCCAAGACAAACCGAGAAAATCGGATGCAAAAGAATGCTGTAGACCATCTTAAGGCTCGTGTCGAAAAATTAACGCTGGAATATGATCAGCCCGTGAAGGCGGTTGTATTTCACGGTATTCATCGATTTACACCGTTGTACACGAA
This window encodes:
- the dndE gene encoding DNA sulfur modification protein DndE gives rise to the protein MNFSLKTSKYTAEALKQLQSSTNITPNILIRYAVALSLKNSEPVSPAGKEALDGLALNRNTVTGEFDYIFHALIAQHLKREITDEEYFPGLFNAHLERGIRLLSGEYKMAKNSEGFFRALLSQ
- the dndD gene encoding DNA sulfur modification protein DndD; protein product: MKLKKVLLRNIGAYYGTQNEIDLDTTNGQNVVLFGGKNGAGKTTLLESLRIALFGSLAYGFMTDNEAYYNRIRTIFNRKAVETGESTYQVILYYTAIENFVPTEYVLNRSWSLKNNKIKESFHVQRDGKELSDREIDNYQNRLREEIPPRLFELCLFDGEEISRIVSESQIPQYLNEAGKVLFNLDLFSNLERDLQTFKTHQIQKQDSSEDEKQKALLEEQLQVAQKKLSSLFTEMDLLSAESNQLKDLLAELKNDFEKHGGLQKDKREKLVTEVNSIENKRKHNTDQIREFVQTLLPLYMVRDLILETDLQMETEKGNESFEYVQSKLNSQIIKDILESTAKNNIGTYSDSLSSTVLENILDVIKPKDSVLIHRASFAQKSEVRELLSKINKVDTNYYNSLYTENSQLLEVAQTKRKQLEDNDKASEFKSILEDIENTSQLIEQKRMLIEQKVEEETLLMETIRQAKIDIEKIAEKLLASRKTENSFSMADKLIKVSLRFRNMQLRKKLDQVQNEAIKMIHKLFRKKDYVTRIYIDHETFELNLFKGHEVIVKERLSAGEKEMLMLSVIWAMFKCSGWRLPFVFDTLLGRLDQDHKRELIKQFIPNCGEQVIILSTDSEITIDQFQDLKPSISKCYTLEFNTIESKIEIHQDKYFNLQELELA
- the dndC gene encoding DNA phosphorothioation system sulfurtransferase DndC: MNYKWKQDLWRGIELVLNIFAGNTKFEVSKALVKETYLSDERPWVVGFSGGKDSTALVQIIFTALSELSTEQLTKKVYVISSDTLVETPLIINKISQTLGRIQDRALELGLPIEAHKVKPAPESTFWTSIIGKGYPTPRQTFRWCTDRLKIEPANRFILDKVSKFGEVNMVLGVRDSESSTRAGVMQAHTIEGKVLMRHSTLTNAFVFAPIRSFDTDDVWEYLLQVESPWGDDNNELLKLYQDSNSECPLVVDKDIKESAGSCGNSRFGCWTCTVVSEDKALSGFINNGVEWLRPLYDFRKFLVDIRADRNARQKHRMNGQVYLTTNLEGINVETSTKVPIKDLGNYLNQHQIDLANVEELNLIIIDHDGEFKQLGLGPFTLKAREEILRKLLQTQNKVRELHDPTVELISLDELKVIRQFWEDDLDWEDRIPKIYEEETGEQLVWDLNDRPTFAEDQITDLERLCNEEQVNIAVLKKLIAVEKDYSGFKVRRGLLQDFEKALRQDFLHL
- the dndB gene encoding DNA sulfur modification protein DndB translates to MNMNFSYNFPAIKGVQASKDFYTVICPLRLIPKIFLFDEEEIPAEHRAQRLMNKSRIPEITNYILENPKDYVFSSLTASVDGEMSFHPYSEEFKDIGRLTISLDSKFLINDGQHRRAAIEEALKISPELGDESISVVFFHDRGLLRSQQLFADLNRHAVNTTSSIGILYEHRDQLALVTKNLITEVPLLERYTDKEKVSLSKNSPKLFALNHIFNTNCRLLGKKKGELISDQEKQYIKEFWEIFCDSILEWGLVLKKEMSPRELRATSIAAHGVFLEAVGIVGYSLFSKYPTQWKSYLKQLSNIDWSRDNKSDWLGRAYGPTGRINKTNETVQLTANLIKVKLGLSLTDYELQMETRFMEGNRVGA
- a CDS encoding UvrD-helicase domain-containing protein, which gives rise to MPKTIILSEPYMQSYDKFDRQTRKIIMQSIKMFANDEKGNGFQVHDLRKSTKDKSFRSARINQDLRLIFSQQGEQNILLYVDRHDEAYKWAEGKSLNMSLFGAVYVNDENLTVQGSNSNYLDDFNDEPSLCEQQEISVKNLIKLGITQIHAELIHKIKNEEEFIQYIHVFPQEVQEALIDLITGSKNITEVIAELEDQSLEKYPSIEQGLLHKDSKRRFFIVQNLDELEGIFEQDFDLWRLFLHPKQEQLVKQNFNGPALIEGGPGTGKTVVAIHRAAYLSKHIYPASTGHRILFCTFSRKLASYIKDNLDQLILQNKLDNNVELKGVDQVLAALVHQYELTEAEVSPNEVNELLIQTYNELQPDFSLNFFKAEYADIILRYTITTLEEYLLISRQGMGAALNPAQRSKAWVFFDVFLQRKIERKIIDFEDRAALVCNAIKKGIIPPMYDSIIIDEAQDLSPIKIKALSLLTKSNRNNLFILSDQNQRIYTMANWRKDTRIDIVGRTFHLNVNYRTTKQIREYADKQFIKTTMNQEHIKGYKSLLNGPEPEVKHFNSKKLQYNYIIQLLKQYIKDLQIPPHEICIISPIDRNEFSGILLYEEIPNTVLENDLYPRSDSGVCITSLHGCKGLEFRIVILANYTEIGSDVRKLDPGDWYTDIKVSQTECLKYVASTRSREELIVTYCD
- a CDS encoding UvrD-helicase domain-containing protein codes for the protein MASIYPADPEFSNYAEEMVYKLFKDHLPQEYIVYFNYYIDHKEFDIAILIPNKGILVIEIKAWRAEQVIEVKDINNMLYRTKNGAEIWEKSPYKQATGYCKSFINRIKSELNKDILVLPLVCFPHVKLAEYKNSGLNILSPVVEHTLCEEDLEPSMIRERLLSVFTKFEKMSIDPFDYTRMIEIRKFFEPWEQIRSSLTSVVDQTAVTRIGTREHYSILGYMPSMVPNDLLDEKLAYYYRHWQQGSKIILILESEVHLKYVREKIEEFLNESALQNKFSFIHRNGQVKDSIFNMFLYLTKEPLGREVSFEILDGKYEGFEQDLIRVDGSSPFNLNQFKIEHAPIERNINIKAGAGSGKTFSMIARISYLIYSHRLRADQLSDAIYLITFTNEAASNMKEKLQEYFQNYFLVTKDYEAFRMIESVEGMNISTIHSLVKRIIQKFSAVIGLGSNLKIVTGRYERGQSIAQALNKYIDEENIDASDLHLSMYKLQRRIRTFLEKLESKNVDIINDSLDFGVNEMNPQLHRLLTNVLVETETAIRQDLNNSGVIRLSDLMIKLKEITHHNSELFQTYKNRIKYLFVDEFQDTDDAQIELMNLIQSKVGFNYFVVGDVKQCIYRFRGAEVKAFDQLVGELGEQWGLSYTLNKNYRTDSQLLERFEKSFASWGRGPSPRLAYIREEDHLTSHLRINASSEPFFREVELVDEKDNDEFKDVFCRELRSLYEVMPEKGTLAILVRENNEAEKIRQLGSECDFFIETDAGGNLFQLESTLDLYKLVMALQNSQSPKHLFNLYSTCYVNKYIPKAMLNSFHQDKEKILQFFRENPPIDGWAEYLMQLKREPVLFVLRNILLHTIPWESYGSKFKHQPESRYLFERFYKRNLDQLFEVISQSFDGDYLTLNKLEQFLRIMIITKQAEENREQLNLQAEGKKRIVCMTVHKSKGLEFDTVFMPFTNRDLMSSKKSGPVEVINLSKGKIGYKFRLDTPMVINEYKKEIDMKNNYFKAEENKEKIEQVHEETRILYVAMTRAIRNFVYMTYSNSTAEKSWQKFIKEEIT